Proteins encoded within one genomic window of Nakamurella alba:
- a CDS encoding bifunctional uroporphyrinogen-III C-methyltransferase/uroporphyrinogen-III synthase, with translation MTRTRRSGGRIVFVGAGPGDPGLLTVRSTEVLRSAGIVVTDPEVPAEIVAMAGSAEVQPALGEAADVAKSMVASAKSGATVVRLVAGDVLTADAVVKELQAVARTSVPFDVVPGIAVTSAAAGYAGIPVGSVHTVADVRSVSDWATLAGAPGTLLLHAGVGHLAETAASLAEAGVAAETPASVTAGTSLPSQRTVDGTLAGLDGMGRDLTGPLVVAVGGGAAQRSKLSWWESRALYGWRVLIPQTRDSADEMAGLLRGHGAIPDRVPTIAVEPPRTPAQVERAVKGLVDGRYQWVVFTSINSVRAVWEKFVEYGLDARAFSGVRIACVDEVTAEAVRALGITPDLVSAQPEFSVGLLDDFPEYDDLLDPVNRVLLPRADIATETLAEGLRERGWEIDDVTAYRTVRAAPPPAPTREAIKSGGFEAVCFTSASTVRNLVGIAGKPHSRTIVACLGPKTAETAREFGLRVDVQPEVPEIGALVDALVGHAERLRAEGALPPPRKTPRRR, from the coding sequence ATGACCCGCACTCGCAGGAGCGGTGGCCGGATCGTCTTCGTCGGGGCCGGACCGGGGGATCCCGGACTGCTCACGGTCCGGTCGACCGAGGTGCTCCGATCCGCAGGCATCGTGGTGACGGACCCCGAGGTACCCGCGGAGATCGTCGCGATGGCCGGATCGGCCGAGGTGCAGCCCGCCCTGGGTGAAGCCGCGGACGTCGCGAAATCGATGGTGGCGTCGGCGAAGTCGGGCGCCACCGTGGTCCGGCTGGTGGCCGGCGACGTGTTGACCGCCGACGCCGTGGTCAAGGAACTGCAGGCGGTCGCCCGTACCTCGGTGCCGTTCGACGTGGTGCCGGGCATCGCGGTCACCTCCGCCGCCGCCGGGTACGCCGGCATCCCGGTCGGGTCCGTGCACACCGTCGCGGACGTCCGGTCGGTCTCCGACTGGGCCACCCTGGCCGGTGCGCCGGGCACGCTGCTGCTGCATGCCGGAGTCGGCCACCTGGCCGAGACCGCGGCGTCCCTGGCCGAGGCCGGCGTCGCCGCCGAGACCCCGGCCTCGGTGACGGCCGGGACGTCGCTGCCGTCGCAGCGCACCGTCGACGGCACCCTGGCCGGCCTGGACGGGATGGGTCGCGACCTGACCGGCCCGCTGGTCGTCGCCGTCGGTGGCGGCGCGGCCCAGCGCAGCAAGCTGTCCTGGTGGGAGTCCCGCGCGCTGTACGGCTGGCGCGTGCTGATCCCGCAGACCCGCGACTCCGCCGACGAGATGGCCGGCCTGCTGCGCGGGCACGGCGCCATCCCGGACCGGGTGCCGACGATCGCCGTCGAGCCGCCCCGGACCCCGGCACAGGTGGAGCGCGCGGTGAAGGGACTGGTCGACGGCCGCTACCAGTGGGTGGTGTTCACCTCGATCAACTCGGTGCGGGCGGTCTGGGAGAAGTTCGTCGAGTACGGCCTGGACGCCCGGGCGTTCTCCGGCGTGCGCATCGCCTGCGTCGACGAGGTCACCGCGGAGGCGGTGCGGGCACTGGGCATCACCCCCGACCTGGTGTCCGCGCAGCCGGAGTTCTCGGTCGGCCTGCTGGACGACTTCCCGGAGTACGACGACCTGCTGGACCCGGTCAACCGTGTGCTGCTGCCGCGTGCCGACATCGCCACCGAGACCCTCGCCGAGGGGCTGCGCGAGCGGGGCTGGGAGATCGACGACGTCACGGCCTACCGCACGGTGCGGGCGGCGCCGCCGCCGGCGCCGACCCGGGAGGCCATCAAGTCCGGCGGTTTCGAGGCGGTCTGCTTCACCTCCGCCTCGACCGTGCGGAACCTGGTCGGCATCGCCGGCAAGCCGCATTCGCGGACCATCGTCGCCTGTCTCGGGCCGAAGACCGCCGAGACCGCCCGCGAGTTCGGCCTGCGGGTGGACGTGCAGCCGGAGGTGCCGGAGATCGGTGCCCTGGTCGACGCGCTGGTCGGGCACGCCGAGCGGTTGCGCGCCGAGGGTGCGCTGCCGCCGCCGCGGAAGACCCCGCGTCGCCGCTGA
- a CDS encoding redox-sensing transcriptional repressor Rex — MTGQEIGGTAGRDLPEATVGRLAGYLRALTAPGTAASGVISSSTLAELAGVNAALLRKDLSFLGSHGTRGVGYDIAGLADEIRRALGTHLASPVALVGIGHLGRALARYAGFGGRGLEIAALFDASPEVIGTRVGDLEVHDIADVVPVCRDRAITIGVVATPEGTAQQVTDALVRAGVRSVLNFAPEVVVVPPEVQLRRVDLALELQILAFHETRRSSGAVGG, encoded by the coding sequence ATGACTGGGCAGGAGATCGGCGGCACTGCGGGCCGTGACCTGCCCGAAGCCACGGTGGGCCGGCTCGCCGGTTACCTGCGCGCGCTGACCGCCCCGGGGACCGCTGCCTCCGGCGTCATCTCCTCCTCGACGCTGGCCGAACTGGCCGGCGTCAACGCGGCACTGCTCCGCAAGGACCTCTCCTTCCTCGGCTCCCACGGCACCCGCGGTGTCGGCTACGACATCGCCGGGCTGGCCGACGAGATCCGTCGTGCACTGGGCACCCACCTGGCGAGCCCGGTCGCACTGGTCGGGATCGGGCACCTGGGCCGGGCGCTGGCCCGGTACGCCGGGTTCGGCGGCCGCGGACTGGAGATCGCCGCCCTCTTCGACGCCTCGCCCGAGGTGATCGGGACCCGGGTCGGTGACCTCGAGGTGCACGACATCGCCGATGTGGTCCCGGTCTGCCGCGACCGGGCGATCACCATCGGGGTCGTCGCCACCCCCGAGGGCACCGCGCAGCAGGTCACCGACGCGCTGGTGCGCGCCGGTGTGCGGTCGGTCCTGAACTTCGCGCCGGAGGTGGTCGTCGTACCGCCTGAGGTGCAGTTGCGCCGTGTCGATCTCGCTCTCGAGCTGCAGATCCTGGCGTTCCACGAGACCCGTCGGAGCTCGGGAGCGGTGGGCGGATGA
- a CDS encoding glutaredoxin family protein: MAADRGVELPDPTAQGVVLLTRRDCHLCAEARAVLAAAAAPVGVGWREIDVDDDPELRAEWGDMVPALLVDGRCVGYHQLVPVRVVAALA; the protein is encoded by the coding sequence ATGGCCGCTGACCGCGGGGTGGAGCTGCCCGACCCGACGGCACAGGGAGTGGTGCTGCTCACCCGGCGCGACTGTCACCTCTGCGCCGAGGCCCGCGCGGTGCTGGCCGCGGCGGCGGCGCCGGTGGGTGTGGGGTGGCGCGAGATCGACGTCGACGACGATCCGGAACTGCGCGCCGAATGGGGCGACATGGTGCCTGCGCTGCTGGTCGACGGCCGGTGCGTCGGCTACCACCAGCTGGTCCCAGTCCGGGTGGTCGCCGCCCTGGCCTGA
- a CDS encoding class I adenylate-forming enzyme family protein translates to MSSSHDRTAGSGNVADLLRRAARSHPSRPALIGDGPDRTWSALDRAVDAGAAALMALGHPSGARVMVTLPTGADIVLTLFAVARAGLVAVPQPPGTSADELAAVAARTGAVLAVGEPVDGLVRLDAADLATWWHGSDHRVENGASGEDLAVLARAAGERPVMIPHRAVLAAVEGILGAPRLGLRSEDRAIQVLPLHHLAGWVTGFLPLTAVGGAAVLPQFPPDAGAAGGWIDVVLATVRAQRVTVVPAAPGLYRRLEGAANVERSLASVRLLTSGAAPLDPEDFSAIRSHTGLTVWEGYGISESASVVATSLMGAAPRPGSVGRPVPGVELRIVTEDDLDELGRVVVEPEPAPDPEPLPDVDPAATEVPETERQNDGEPEVESEGTSTGAAEPGADAEQAPADEDNASTEPTDPAAEGLVAAADDQLVDVVSDGEVGRIALRGPTLFAGYWPDGADGPDENGWFVTGDLGYLDDTGDLHLVDRAAETIGVAGFTVYPREIEDVLTGHPYVRDAAVVSAPGRVGDQVVAVLVAQRGTRPTQDDLDEYVADRLPVFKRPARYVLLDRLPRTPLGRVDRAAVRALVPDGGAIPLHSVADRTADPAPGHPDPAPGQAGGKAGPVADKAGPAATGGGVPAAPPRLPGVSSGPKRGAQDGDEDLF, encoded by the coding sequence ATGAGCTCTTCGCACGACCGCACCGCCGGCTCCGGGAACGTGGCCGACCTGCTCCGTCGTGCCGCCCGGTCGCACCCGTCCCGACCTGCGCTGATCGGTGACGGGCCGGACCGCACCTGGTCGGCCCTGGACCGGGCGGTGGACGCCGGGGCGGCGGCGCTGATGGCACTCGGGCACCCCTCCGGCGCCCGGGTCATGGTGACGCTTCCCACGGGCGCGGACATCGTGCTGACCCTGTTCGCGGTGGCCCGGGCCGGTCTGGTCGCGGTCCCGCAGCCGCCCGGCACCTCCGCCGACGAACTGGCCGCCGTGGCGGCGCGCACCGGTGCGGTGCTGGCGGTCGGGGAACCGGTCGACGGGTTGGTCCGGCTGGACGCCGCCGATCTCGCCACCTGGTGGCACGGGTCCGACCACCGGGTCGAGAACGGCGCCTCCGGCGAGGATCTCGCCGTCCTGGCGCGGGCGGCGGGGGAGCGGCCGGTGATGATCCCGCACCGCGCCGTGCTCGCCGCGGTCGAGGGGATCCTGGGAGCGCCGCGGCTCGGCCTCAGGTCCGAGGACCGGGCGATCCAGGTGCTGCCGCTGCACCACCTCGCCGGCTGGGTGACCGGGTTCCTGCCGCTGACCGCGGTCGGTGGCGCTGCCGTCCTGCCGCAGTTCCCGCCGGACGCCGGAGCGGCCGGTGGCTGGATCGACGTGGTGCTGGCCACCGTCCGTGCGCAGCGGGTCACCGTCGTGCCCGCGGCCCCCGGTCTGTACCGGCGGCTCGAGGGCGCGGCGAACGTCGAGCGTTCGCTGGCCTCCGTCCGGCTGCTGACCTCCGGCGCCGCGCCCCTCGACCCCGAGGACTTCTCCGCGATCCGCTCGCACACCGGCCTGACCGTCTGGGAGGGCTACGGCATCTCCGAGTCGGCGTCGGTGGTGGCGACCTCGCTGATGGGTGCCGCGCCCCGTCCCGGGTCCGTCGGCCGGCCGGTGCCCGGGGTCGAGCTGCGCATCGTGACCGAGGACGACCTTGACGAGCTCGGCCGGGTGGTCGTCGAGCCGGAACCGGCACCGGATCCGGAACCCCTTCCCGACGTCGACCCGGCTGCGACCGAGGTGCCGGAGACCGAGCGGCAGAACGACGGCGAGCCGGAGGTCGAGTCCGAGGGGACGAGCACCGGGGCGGCGGAGCCTGGTGCCGATGCGGAGCAGGCGCCCGCCGACGAGGACAACGCGTCCACCGAACCGACCGATCCGGCGGCCGAAGGCCTGGTGGCCGCCGCCGATGACCAGCTCGTGGACGTGGTGTCCGACGGCGAGGTCGGCCGGATCGCACTGCGCGGGCCCACCCTCTTCGCCGGGTACTGGCCGGACGGCGCCGACGGGCCGGACGAGAACGGCTGGTTCGTCACCGGCGACCTCGGCTACCTGGACGACACCGGCGACCTGCACCTGGTCGACCGGGCGGCGGAGACGATCGGCGTCGCCGGGTTCACCGTGTACCCGCGCGAGATCGAGGACGTGCTGACCGGGCACCCCTACGTCCGGGATGCGGCGGTCGTCTCCGCACCGGGCCGGGTCGGTGACCAGGTGGTCGCCGTGCTCGTCGCCCAGCGCGGCACCCGTCCCACCCAGGACGACCTCGACGAGTACGTCGCCGACCGGTTGCCGGTGTTCAAGCGGCCGGCCCGCTACGTGCTGCTCGACCGCCTGCCGCGCACACCGCTCGGCCGGGTGGACCGGGCGGCGGTCCGCGCGCTGGTGCCGGACGGCGGCGCCATCCCACTGCATTCCGTGGCCGACCGCACCGCCGACCCCGCCCCGGGACACCCCGACCCGGCTCCCGGTCAGGCCGGCGGCAAGGCCGGTCCGGTCGCGGACAAGGCCGGTCCGGCGGCGACCGGCGGCGGTGTTCCGGCGGCGCCTCCGCGGTTGCCCGGTGTGTCCTCGGGACCGAAACGGGGAGCCCAGGACGGCGACGAGGACCTGTTCTGA
- a CDS encoding HAD family hydrolase has product MTGSRTGQSREELARAERAGEASAEAAYQAEQAGTERLAPGTDLTAAAFFDVDNTMMAGASTFHYARGLAARKFFTTGDLARFAIRQVKFRIGGENAGDMTSAREEALSFVAGRQVAEIVSLGEEIYDELMADKIYPGTRELAQRHLDAGQRVWLVTATPVELAQIIANRLGLTGALGTVAATENGTYTGRLVGELLHGKAKAAAVRALAAREGLDLRRCTAYSDSINDVPMLSVVGTAVAVNPDAQLRDVARRRRWQVLDFRTGRKAARIGVPSLLGAGALGGAVAAGLAVRRRYR; this is encoded by the coding sequence ATGACCGGCAGCCGGACCGGACAGTCCCGGGAGGAACTGGCACGCGCCGAGCGCGCGGGCGAGGCCTCCGCCGAGGCCGCCTACCAGGCCGAACAGGCCGGCACCGAGCGCCTGGCCCCCGGCACGGATCTCACCGCCGCGGCCTTCTTCGACGTCGACAACACGATGATGGCCGGGGCCTCCACCTTCCACTACGCACGTGGACTGGCCGCCCGGAAGTTCTTCACCACCGGCGATCTCGCGCGGTTCGCCATCCGTCAGGTCAAGTTCCGGATCGGTGGGGAGAACGCGGGCGACATGACCTCGGCGCGCGAGGAGGCGCTGTCGTTCGTGGCCGGTCGGCAGGTCGCGGAGATCGTCTCCCTCGGCGAGGAGATCTACGACGAGCTGATGGCCGACAAGATCTACCCGGGCACGCGGGAGCTGGCGCAACGGCACCTGGACGCCGGGCAGCGGGTCTGGCTGGTCACCGCGACGCCGGTCGAACTGGCGCAGATCATCGCCAACCGACTGGGCCTGACCGGCGCGCTGGGCACCGTCGCCGCGACCGAGAACGGCACCTACACCGGGCGTCTCGTCGGCGAGCTGCTGCACGGCAAGGCCAAGGCCGCCGCGGTGCGCGCGCTCGCCGCGCGCGAAGGGCTCGACCTGCGCCGCTGCACCGCCTACTCGGACTCGATCAACGACGTGCCGATGCTGTCCGTCGTCGGCACCGCAGTCGCGGTGAACCCGGACGCGCAGCTCCGGGACGTCGCACGCCGCCGCCGCTGGCAGGTCCTCGACTTCCGCACCGGCCGCAAGGCCGCCCGGATCGGCGTGCCCTCCCTCCTCGGTGCAGGGGCCCTGGGCGGGGCGGTGGCCGCGGGCCTCGCCGTCCGCCGCCGCTACCGCTGA
- a CDS encoding lysophospholipid acyltransferase family protein: MTGPIDDPRVHPVRENATADPGTAGRDTTASDRGTSGAAGGTIADDSPGTDGPGTPPAETGWRRQAAEGLAFLRRRITGDYQVDDFGFDPDFAEHVFLPPLRLLFDKWFRVEVLGVENIPSDGGALIVANHSGTVAMDALMTAVAVHDHHPAHRSVRILGADMVFDTPVMGPVARRTGATLACNPDAERLLTTGELVSVFPEGFKGVGKPFSQRYKLQRFGRGGFVSAAVGTGVPIIPTAIVGAEEIYPKLGDIKPLARALGLPYFPVTPTFPWLGPLGAVPLPSRWIIEFGEPITTADLPAGSSEDPMLVFNLADRVRENIQQALYRLLIRRGHPFLG, from the coding sequence ATGACCGGCCCGATCGACGATCCCCGGGTGCATCCGGTGCGGGAGAACGCGACGGCGGATCCCGGCACGGCCGGGCGCGACACGACAGCCTCGGATCGCGGTACCTCGGGAGCCGCCGGCGGAACCATCGCTGACGACAGCCCCGGGACCGACGGGCCCGGGACTCCGCCGGCGGAGACCGGCTGGCGCCGGCAGGCCGCGGAAGGCCTGGCCTTCCTGCGCCGGAGGATCACCGGTGACTACCAGGTCGACGACTTCGGGTTCGACCCGGATTTCGCCGAGCACGTGTTCCTGCCACCGCTCCGATTGCTGTTCGACAAGTGGTTCCGGGTCGAGGTTCTCGGGGTGGAGAACATCCCGTCCGACGGCGGTGCGCTGATCGTGGCGAACCACTCCGGCACGGTCGCGATGGATGCGCTGATGACCGCGGTGGCCGTGCACGACCATCACCCCGCGCACCGGTCGGTGCGGATCCTCGGCGCGGACATGGTGTTCGACACCCCGGTGATGGGGCCGGTCGCGCGGCGAACCGGGGCGACCCTGGCCTGCAATCCCGACGCCGAACGCCTGCTGACCACCGGCGAGTTGGTATCGGTGTTCCCGGAGGGGTTCAAGGGCGTCGGCAAGCCGTTCTCCCAGCGGTACAAGCTGCAGCGCTTCGGTCGCGGCGGCTTCGTGTCGGCGGCGGTCGGGACCGGGGTGCCGATCATCCCGACCGCGATCGTCGGTGCCGAGGAGATCTACCCGAAGCTCGGCGACATCAAGCCGCTGGCAAGGGCTCTCGGACTGCCGTACTTCCCGGTGACACCCACCTTCCCGTGGCTCGGGCCGCTCGGCGCGGTGCCGCTGCCGAGTCGCTGGATCATCGAGTTCGGCGAGCCGATCACCACCGCCGACCTGCCAGCCGGCTCGTCCGAGGACCCGATGCTGGTCTTCAACCTCGCCGACCGGGTGCGGGAGAACATCCAGCAGGCCCTCTACCGCCTGCTCATCCGCCGCGGTCACCCCTTCCTCGGCTGA
- a CDS encoding NAD-dependent epimerase/dehydratase family protein, giving the protein MTRFIGSALAGLLASRPDVDRVIGVDAVLPEPAARARMEGAEFARADIRNPLIGRIIEAAGVDTVVHASASATPASSAARTMAKEMNVLGTMQLLAACQRATSVQHLVVRSTAKVYGGSSKDPAVLTEDTTARSLGSGTARDAVDIEGYVRGFARRRPDVRVTVPRFAEVIGPTVHTPLTRYFSHSPVIAVAAGRDGRLQLLHESDAVAVLEHLALGSWSGIVNVAGEGALTVVQAVHRAGRIPLPVPMSALDGVGLAMRIGRLGGFSAATVRSLVPGRVLDTSRLRDEVGFHPAFTTVEAFDDFARTLHRTVGPSTIGKVERTLTTVLGLGSAAPAGTGIDPLAPVVHPPESGGTGAGVGAAAGPGAATSVVDDTVGRAAERPGRPHLVGIDGGSPRRRKAAR; this is encoded by the coding sequence GTGACCCGGTTCATCGGATCCGCCCTGGCCGGCCTTCTTGCGTCCCGGCCCGATGTGGACCGGGTCATCGGCGTCGACGCCGTGCTGCCCGAGCCCGCCGCCCGGGCCCGGATGGAGGGCGCGGAGTTCGCCCGCGCCGACATCCGCAACCCGCTGATCGGCCGGATCATCGAGGCCGCCGGGGTGGACACCGTGGTCCATGCGTCGGCCTCCGCCACCCCGGCCTCCTCCGCGGCCCGCACCATGGCCAAGGAGATGAACGTCCTCGGCACGATGCAGTTGCTGGCCGCCTGCCAGCGGGCGACGTCGGTGCAGCACCTCGTGGTCCGGTCCACCGCGAAGGTCTACGGCGGGTCGTCGAAGGACCCGGCCGTGCTCACCGAGGACACCACCGCCCGGTCGCTGGGCAGCGGCACCGCCCGCGACGCGGTCGACATCGAGGGCTACGTCCGCGGGTTCGCCCGTCGCCGGCCCGATGTCCGGGTCACCGTGCCACGCTTCGCCGAGGTCATCGGGCCCACGGTGCACACCCCGCTGACCCGCTACTTCTCCCACTCGCCGGTGATCGCCGTCGCGGCCGGCCGGGACGGGAGACTCCAGCTGCTGCACGAGTCGGACGCGGTCGCCGTGCTCGAGCACCTGGCGCTGGGCAGCTGGTCCGGGATCGTGAACGTCGCGGGCGAGGGCGCGCTGACCGTCGTCCAGGCCGTGCACCGGGCCGGCCGGATCCCGCTGCCGGTGCCGATGTCGGCGCTGGACGGGGTGGGGCTCGCGATGCGGATCGGCCGGTTGGGCGGCTTCTCCGCCGCGACCGTCAGATCACTGGTCCCGGGCCGGGTGCTCGACACCTCCCGACTCCGCGACGAGGTCGGCTTCCACCCCGCCTTCACCACCGTCGAGGCCTTCGACGACTTCGCCCGGACCCTGCACCGCACCGTGGGTCCGTCCACCATCGGGAAGGTCGAGCGGACGCTGACCACGGTGCTCGGCCTCGGCTCCGCTGCTCCTGCCGGGACCGGGATCGATCCGCTCGCTCCCGTGGTGCACCCACCGGAGTCCGGAGGGACGGGTGCCGGTGTCGGTGCTGCGGCCGGTCCCGGTGCGGCGACGTCGGTGGTGGACGACACCGTCGGCCGCGCCGCCGAGCGCCCCGGGCGCCCCCATCTGGTCGGGATCGACGGCGGGTCGCCCCGCCGCAGGAAGGCGGCCCGATGA
- a CDS encoding 30S ribosomal protein bS22 has protein sequence MGSVIKKRRKRMAKKKHRKLLRKTRVARRKAGK, from the coding sequence ATGGGTTCGGTCATCAAGAAGCGCCGCAAGCGGATGGCGAAGAAGAAGCACCGCAAGCTGCTCCGCAAGACCCGCGTGGCGCGTCGCAAGGCCGGCAAGTGA
- a CDS encoding helix-turn-helix domain-containing protein yields MAQPPDKGVREAPLAEMKFLTVAEVATVMRVSRMTVYRLVHSGELPAVRVGRSFRVPERAVHEYLKTAYNDVG; encoded by the coding sequence ATGGCTCAACCGCCAGACAAAGGCGTGCGGGAAGCTCCGCTCGCCGAGATGAAGTTCCTGACCGTGGCCGAGGTGGCCACGGTCATGCGAGTGTCCCGGATGACGGTGTACCGGTTGGTGCACTCCGGCGAGCTGCCCGCGGTGCGGGTCGGCCGGTCCTTCCGGGTGCCCGAGCGCGCCGTGCACGAATACCTCAAGACCGCGTACAACGACGTCGGCTGA
- a CDS encoding DUF952 domain-containing protein, with protein sequence MRILHLAGLPAWSAVTAPGATTGYTESTRGMDLAEVGFLHASTSAQLPGVIDRFYADVDLATMVVLVIDVDLCEAGGSPVRWDPVGDQEFPHIYGPLPVAAVVATLPPIRDADGGLAPLDLTGLDVA encoded by the coding sequence ATGCGCATTCTTCATCTCGCCGGCCTGCCGGCGTGGTCCGCGGTGACCGCGCCAGGCGCAACGACCGGCTACACCGAGTCCACCCGCGGGATGGATCTGGCCGAGGTCGGCTTCCTGCACGCCAGCACATCGGCACAGCTGCCCGGAGTGATCGACCGGTTCTACGCCGACGTCGACCTGGCCACCATGGTCGTGCTGGTGATCGACGTCGACCTCTGCGAGGCCGGCGGCTCCCCCGTCCGCTGGGACCCGGTCGGTGACCAGGAGTTCCCGCACATCTACGGCCCGCTGCCGGTCGCCGCCGTGGTCGCCACCCTGCCGCCGATCCGGGATGCCGACGGAGGGCTCGCCCCGCTGGACCTCACCGGTCTCGACGTGGCCTGA
- the proC gene encoding pyrroline-5-carboxylate reductase, protein MRTVAVLGAGKIGEALLSGLIAAGRDPQSLLVTTRSGRAAQLAEKHGVRAASTAEAAAEADVLVIGVKPQDIEPLLVSLAPVIRPGALVVSLAAGLPTALYERHLPAGTPVVRVMPNTPMLVGEAMSVMSAGSHAGPEDMETVRELLSAVGSVIQVPEAQQDAVTALSGSGPAYFFFLVEAMIDAGILLGLPRNVSTELIIQSAVGAAKMLRETGEHPVALREAVTSPGGTTISAIRELENHGVRAALLAAIEAAALRSTELGAAHR, encoded by the coding sequence ATGCGCACCGTTGCCGTCCTCGGCGCCGGCAAGATCGGCGAGGCCCTGCTGTCCGGACTCATCGCGGCCGGCCGTGATCCGCAGTCGCTGCTGGTCACCACCCGGTCCGGGCGGGCGGCGCAGCTGGCGGAGAAGCACGGGGTCCGGGCCGCCTCCACCGCCGAGGCGGCCGCGGAGGCGGATGTGCTGGTGATCGGCGTCAAGCCGCAGGACATCGAACCGCTGCTGGTCTCGCTGGCCCCGGTGATCCGGCCCGGGGCCCTGGTGGTCTCGCTCGCCGCAGGCCTGCCGACCGCGCTGTACGAACGCCACCTCCCCGCGGGTACCCCGGTGGTCCGGGTGATGCCGAACACCCCGATGCTGGTCGGCGAGGCGATGTCGGTGATGTCGGCCGGCAGCCACGCCGGCCCGGAGGACATGGAGACGGTGCGCGAGTTGCTGTCCGCGGTCGGCAGCGTGATCCAGGTGCCGGAGGCCCAGCAGGACGCCGTCACCGCCTTGTCCGGGTCCGGACCGGCCTACTTCTTCTTCCTGGTCGAGGCGATGATCGACGCCGGCATCCTTCTCGGCCTGCCGCGGAACGTCTCCACCGAACTGATCATCCAGTCGGCGGTCGGGGCGGCGAAGATGCTCCGGGAGACCGGCGAGCACCCGGTGGCCCTGCGGGAGGCCGTGACCTCACCGGGGGGGACCACGATCTCGGCGATCCGTGAGCTGGAGAACCACGGCGTCCGGGCCGCGCTGCTCGCCGCCATCGAGGCCGCCGCCCTGCGGTCCACCGAGCTGGGCGCCGCGCACCGCTGA
- a CDS encoding MFS transporter encodes MIQESRPSGRALLVATAVVLLAAALRPPVNALGAVIPELRDDTGLNGAAAGLLLALPTLCFAVIGFAAPVTARRLGTHRTVQWSLVALTVGQLVRVLPGPVALFGGSTLALAGVAMANVLLPGLVRLHFPHHIPAMTAVWTTVMSAGGAVATGVTLPAERALGGDWRLGIGMWAALSAVTLLPWLMLGGRRARPVHATRAIGPGIVAVARTRLGWMLAGYFGTQALQAYVIFGWLPELLIDQGMTDTRATAYVSILGVVAVLISAVVPFLLKVLPTVVVIAGMAGCYLTGYVGLLVAPVGPAALWCVLIGLGTGAFPVALTLVALRARTQAGTTALSGFTQSIGYLIASSGPVLFGFLHDLSGAWDAPLLLLCGLLLVHLGFGLLAARPRIVEDELPPDTARD; translated from the coding sequence GTGATCCAGGAGTCCCGACCGTCCGGCCGTGCGCTGCTGGTGGCCACCGCAGTCGTGCTGCTCGCCGCGGCGCTGCGGCCGCCGGTCAACGCGCTGGGCGCGGTGATCCCGGAACTGCGGGACGACACCGGCCTGAACGGCGCCGCCGCCGGGCTGCTGCTCGCCCTACCCACCCTGTGCTTCGCGGTGATCGGCTTCGCCGCACCGGTGACGGCCCGGCGGCTGGGCACCCACCGGACCGTCCAGTGGTCGCTGGTCGCGCTCACCGTCGGCCAATTGGTCCGGGTGCTGCCCGGCCCGGTCGCACTCTTCGGCGGCTCGACGCTGGCCCTGGCCGGGGTGGCGATGGCCAACGTGTTGTTGCCCGGTCTGGTGAGACTGCACTTCCCGCACCACATCCCGGCCATGACCGCGGTCTGGACGACGGTCATGTCCGCCGGCGGCGCGGTCGCCACCGGCGTGACGCTGCCGGCGGAGCGTGCGCTCGGCGGTGACTGGCGGCTCGGGATCGGCATGTGGGCTGCCCTGTCGGCGGTCACCCTGCTGCCCTGGCTGATGCTCGGCGGCCGCCGCGCCCGTCCGGTGCACGCGACCCGGGCCATCGGCCCCGGGATCGTCGCGGTCGCCCGGACCCGGCTCGGCTGGATGCTGGCCGGCTACTTCGGCACCCAGGCGCTGCAGGCGTACGTCATCTTCGGCTGGTTGCCGGAGCTGCTGATCGACCAGGGGATGACCGACACCAGGGCCACCGCCTACGTCTCGATCCTGGGCGTGGTCGCGGTGCTGATCTCGGCCGTGGTCCCGTTCCTGCTGAAGGTCCTGCCGACCGTGGTGGTGATCGCCGGGATGGCGGGGTGCTACCTGACCGGCTACGTCGGGCTGCTGGTGGCCCCGGTCGGCCCGGCCGCGCTGTGGTGCGTGTTGATCGGGCTCGGCACCGGCGCGTTCCCGGTGGCGCTCACCCTGGTCGCCCTGCGCGCCCGCACCCAGGCCGGCACCACCGCCCTCTCCGGCTTCACCCAGTCCATCGGCTACCTGATCGCGTCCTCGGGACCGGTGCTGTTCGGCTTCCTGCACGACCTGTCCGGTGCCTGGGATGCGCCGTTGCTGCTGCTCTGCGGCCTGCTGCTGGTCCACCTCGGCTTCGGGCTGCTCGCCGCCCGGCCGCGGATCGTCGAGGACGAGCTGCCGCCGGACACCGCCCGCGACTGA